A part of Desulfomicrobium baculatum DSM 4028 genomic DNA contains:
- the minE gene encoding cell division topological specificity factor MinE — protein sequence MGIFSYFRTKKNTAEVAKNRLQIIVAHERAQNGGYEFLPRLRQELLLVVQKYVHVELDNIRVDVNRDGDCEVLEFNVTLPDNKR from the coding sequence ATGGGAATCTTCAGTTATTTTCGTACCAAGAAAAACACTGCCGAGGTTGCCAAGAATCGCTTGCAGATCATCGTGGCCCACGAGCGGGCGCAAAACGGCGGGTATGAGTTTCTGCCCCGGCTGCGTCAGGAGCTTCTGCTCGTGGTCCAGAAATACGTGCATGTGGAGCTCGACAACATCCGCGTGGACGTGAACCGGGACGGCGACTGCGAGGTGCTGGAATTCAACGTGACCCTGCCCGACAATAAACGCTAA
- a CDS encoding GNAT family N-acetyltransferase, protein MASERTSRPEVTVREMELDDLAPVYHLGERLFTCDLYPFLYRTWDEWEVVGHYNTDPEFSLVAEVGDALAGFIIGTLISKASWTYGYIVWLGVDRAFHSTGVAQKLYDKLVERMVEAGARYLIADTDPSNTAALKFFGKKGFKEEREHVVLSLNLSRNERYRAVLEKHGNGHGEAELKKSKRSSASLKKGKEKPLCGATILEPEF, encoded by the coding sequence ATGGCATCAGAACGCACCTCCCGCCCCGAAGTCACCGTTCGCGAGATGGAATTGGACGACCTCGCCCCTGTCTATCACCTTGGCGAGCGGCTTTTCACCTGTGACCTGTATCCTTTTCTGTACCGCACCTGGGACGAATGGGAGGTGGTCGGCCACTACAACACGGACCCGGAATTCAGCCTGGTGGCCGAGGTCGGCGACGCCCTGGCCGGATTCATCATCGGCACGCTCATCAGCAAGGCGTCCTGGACCTACGGCTATATCGTCTGGCTGGGGGTGGACAGGGCCTTTCATTCCACCGGCGTGGCGCAAAAACTTTATGACAAGCTGGTGGAGCGCATGGTCGAGGCCGGGGCGCGCTATCTCATTGCCGACACCGACCCGAGCAACACGGCGGCGCTCAAGTTTTTCGGCAAGAAGGGTTTCAAGGAAGAGCGCGAGCATGTGGTTCTGTCTTTGAATTTGAGCCGCAACGAGCGCTACCGGGCCGTCCTGGAAAAGCACGGCAACGGGCATGGCGAAGCCGAGCTCAAAAAATCCAAACGCTCCAGCGCGTCACTCAAAAAGGGAAAGGAAAAGCCCCTCTGCGGCGCCACCATCCTGGAGCCTGAATTCTAA
- the mutM gene encoding bifunctional DNA-formamidopyrimidine glycosylase/DNA-(apurinic or apyrimidinic site) lyase, whose translation MPELPEVETIARGLHTLVQGRRIREVLHFTPSVLRAGNPGSLPGRTITYVSRRAKLLLVHLDQGECLAFHLKMTGRVWVASPGQDLPKHTHLVCELEGRDRLIFEDTRRFGFFGIYGPQDIEAWSFYQNLGPEPLQSTAEDLALRLGARRAGVKSLLLNQTVLAGIGNIYADESLFAARIHPASLAANIPLAKRVQLCSELQRILLEAIAAGGSTISDYRNAYGKSGIFQDSFEVYGKKGQPCPACGRALKAEQIAGRTSTHCPRCQKLY comes from the coding sequence ATGCCCGAACTGCCCGAAGTCGAAACCATCGCCCGCGGCCTGCACACCCTGGTTCAGGGACGCCGCATCCGCGAAGTCCTCCATTTTACGCCAAGCGTTCTGCGGGCCGGGAACCCAGGCTCCCTGCCGGGCAGGACCATCACCTATGTCTCGCGCCGGGCCAAGCTCCTCCTGGTCCATCTGGACCAGGGCGAATGCCTGGCCTTCCACCTCAAAATGACAGGGCGGGTCTGGGTCGCAAGCCCGGGCCAGGACCTGCCCAAACACACGCATCTGGTCTGCGAGCTTGAAGGCAGGGACCGCTTGATCTTCGAAGACACGCGGCGTTTCGGATTCTTCGGAATATATGGGCCGCAAGATATTGAGGCCTGGAGCTTTTATCAAAACCTCGGCCCCGAACCGCTGCAGAGCACGGCCGAGGACCTGGCACTGCGCCTCGGTGCGCGCCGTGCAGGGGTGAAGAGCCTGCTTCTCAATCAGACAGTCCTGGCCGGAATCGGCAACATCTACGCCGACGAATCCCTCTTCGCGGCCCGTATCCATCCGGCCAGCCTGGCCGCGAACATACCTCTTGCAAAACGCGTCCAGCTCTGCTCGGAGCTGCAGCGCATCCTGCTCGAAGCCATCGCCGCTGGCGGCAGCACCATCAGCGACTACCGCAACGCCTATGGCAAAAGCGGCATCTTCCAGGACAGTTTCGAGGTCTACGGCAAGAAGGGCCAGCCCTGCCCCGCCTGCGGCAGGGCGCTGAAGGCAGAGCAGATCGCGGGAAGGACGTCGACGCATTGTCCGCGTTGCCAGAAATTGTATTAG
- a CDS encoding ChaN family lipoprotein: MSPPPGSFLSAAAEPLSDAEVVKQASRADFILVGESHTNPCDHAVQTRLIEAMAQSGQRFSIGLEMLPVTSQSVLDGFNARRITAGDLGEEVGWEKLWGYSYALYKPVFELAEKFDLPVIALNIPRQTLVTFRDKGNMGLGEADRNALPRRIIPASPAQKAALAMQVGLHQSMRTPAAAPKDTPAADAKPPGTMPGKPPSMDEMAEKFYLVQALWDSMMAEQALAWKERLARPMLILAGSGHVEHGWGIEYRLRTLDPKAACLSVMPVRDEADFKAQTDAAQRPLPADQVYFHCAAQHKSRLGMNILFEEKAMRVESVDPGSKADIAGLMAGDILLKGGDRDLKEAMDLHFAAMAASRQNKPLELTVQRADQTINLSIPLASPQD, encoded by the coding sequence GTGTCCCCGCCGCCGGGATCCTTTCTTTCGGCCGCGGCCGAGCCCCTGTCCGACGCCGAAGTCGTGAAGCAGGCCAGCCGCGCCGATTTCATCCTTGTGGGCGAGAGCCACACAAACCCCTGCGACCACGCCGTCCAGACGCGCCTCATCGAAGCCATGGCACAAAGCGGACAGCGCTTCTCCATCGGCCTTGAGATGCTCCCGGTGACGAGCCAGTCCGTGCTGGACGGATTCAACGCGCGGCGCATCACTGCCGGCGACCTCGGCGAAGAAGTGGGCTGGGAAAAACTCTGGGGCTACTCCTACGCCCTGTACAAACCTGTTTTCGAGCTGGCTGAAAAATTCGACCTGCCCGTGATTGCCCTGAACATCCCGAGGCAAACGCTGGTCACATTCCGCGACAAGGGCAACATGGGCCTTGGCGAAGCCGACAGGAACGCCCTGCCGCGCCGGATCATTCCGGCCAGTCCGGCCCAAAAGGCGGCCCTTGCAATGCAGGTCGGACTGCACCAAAGCATGCGTACGCCCGCAGCCGCGCCCAAAGATACTCCTGCCGCGGACGCCAAGCCTCCCGGAACCATGCCCGGCAAGCCTCCCTCCATGGATGAAATGGCTGAAAAGTTCTATCTCGTGCAAGCCCTGTGGGATTCCATGATGGCCGAACAGGCCCTGGCCTGGAAAGAAAGACTGGCCCGGCCCATGCTGATCCTGGCCGGAAGCGGACACGTGGAACACGGCTGGGGCATCGAATACCGGCTGCGCACCCTGGACCCGAAAGCCGCCTGCCTCTCCGTCATGCCCGTCCGCGACGAGGCGGATTTCAAGGCGCAAACCGACGCGGCCCAGCGCCCCCTGCCTGCGGATCAGGTCTATTTCCACTGCGCCGCACAGCATAAAAGCCGCCTCGGCATGAACATCCTTTTCGAGGAAAAGGCCATGCGCGTGGAAAGCGTGGACCCCGGCTCCAAGGCCGACATTGCCGGTCTGATGGCGGGAGACATACTGCTCAAGGGCGGGGACAGGGATCTCAAGGAAGCCATGGACCTGCACTTCGCGGCCATGGCCGCTTCCCGTCAGAACAAACCGCTGGAACTCACCGTCCAGCGGGCCGACCAGACCATAAACCTGTCCATCCCCCTGGCCTCCCCTCAAGACTGA
- a CDS encoding phenylacetate--CoA ligase family protein, producing MTRKDRTEGIFSRREVLDATERQKYYQIQLKELLSYAYRYSEDVKKRFDRAQFSVEKFRDLIDLKHVPILKKKELIFLQSMGPRLGGLLTKDLGELRRVFLSPGPIFDPEDRGDDYWGWTESFYAAGFRSGDLVQNTFNYHMTPAGLMFEEPLRQLSCAVVPTGPGNTGSQLDIMKKLRVTGYVGTPSYLMHLAQKGEEKGLNLRKDLYLEVAFVTGEKFSEKLRSTLEKKFDLIMRQGYGTADVGCIGYECFHKNGLHIANRAYVEICHPDTGIPLKDGEVGEIVVTAFNKTYPLIRLATGDLSYIDRASCPCGRTSPRLGTIVGRVDTTARIKGMFVYPHQVEQVISGFEEIKRWQIEVTNPGGIDEMTLLIETSGFKREEELLHMFREKIKIRPALKILTPGTLPPQIRFIEDKRNWD from the coding sequence ATGACCCGCAAGGATCGCACCGAAGGCATTTTCAGCCGCCGCGAAGTTCTGGATGCTACGGAACGCCAGAAATATTACCAGATCCAGCTCAAAGAGCTGCTCTCTTATGCCTATAGATATTCCGAGGACGTAAAAAAGCGCTTTGACCGCGCACAGTTTTCCGTGGAAAAATTCCGCGACCTCATCGACCTCAAGCACGTTCCGATCCTCAAGAAAAAGGAGCTCATCTTCCTGCAGTCCATGGGCCCGCGCCTGGGCGGCCTCTTGACCAAGGATCTGGGCGAACTGCGCCGCGTCTTCCTGTCGCCCGGTCCCATCTTCGATCCCGAAGACAGAGGGGACGACTACTGGGGCTGGACCGAGAGCTTTTACGCCGCAGGCTTCCGTTCCGGCGACCTGGTCCAGAACACCTTCAACTACCACATGACCCCGGCCGGCCTCATGTTCGAGGAGCCCCTGCGCCAGCTCAGCTGCGCCGTGGTGCCCACTGGTCCCGGCAACACCGGCAGCCAGCTCGACATCATGAAGAAGCTGCGCGTGACCGGCTACGTGGGCACGCCGAGCTACCTCATGCACCTGGCCCAGAAGGGCGAGGAGAAGGGCCTCAACCTGCGCAAGGACCTGTACCTGGAAGTGGCCTTTGTCACCGGCGAGAAATTCTCCGAGAAGCTGCGCTCCACGCTCGAAAAGAAGTTCGACCTCATCATGCGCCAGGGCTACGGCACGGCGGATGTGGGCTGCATCGGCTACGAATGCTTCCACAAGAACGGCCTGCACATCGCCAACCGCGCCTATGTGGAGATCTGCCATCCGGACACGGGCATCCCGCTGAAAGACGGCGAGGTGGGCGAAATCGTGGTCACGGCCTTCAACAAGACCTACCCGCTCATACGCCTGGCCACGGGCGACCTGTCCTACATCGACCGCGCGTCCTGCCCCTGCGGCCGCACCTCCCCGCGCCTGGGCACCATTGTCGGCCGCGTGGACACCACGGCCCGCATCAAGGGCATGTTCGTGTACCCGCACCAGGTCGAACAGGTCATCTCCGGCTTCGAAGAGATCAAGAGATGGCAGATCGAAGTCACCAACCCCGGCGGCATCGACGAGATGACGCTTTTGATCGAAACCTCGGGCTTCAAGCGCGAGGAGGAGCTGCTGCACATGTTCCGCGAAAAGATCAAGATCCGTCCGGCGCTCAAAATCCTCACCCCCGGCACCCTGCCCCCGCAGATCCGGTTCATCGAGGACAAGCGCAATTGGGATTGA
- a CDS encoding tRNA (adenine-N1)-methyltransferase translates to MLEPGQLVMLLNANDKRYFVTAQEGQVMHTNEGLLHLDEVRAAGWGQQVMTHKGYPFTVMRPTLYDLVKSVKRRTQIIYPKEIGYIVMKLGIGPGCRIVEAGCGSGGLTTALAWLVGDTGKVYTYERREEFYTLCRQNLERIGLSHRVEQFHHDIAEGFNPHAADALFLDVREPCDYIHHIPSAVVPGAPIGFLLPTTNQVQDLLKVLQDGPFRQIEVVEIFLRHYKPVPERLRPEDRMVAHTGFLVFARTFAQLDKPETEEPQGPSQEDMPQEPLTED, encoded by the coding sequence ATGCTCGAACCGGGACAGCTGGTAATGCTGCTCAACGCAAACGACAAGCGATATTTTGTTACTGCCCAGGAAGGGCAGGTCATGCATACAAATGAAGGACTTCTGCACCTCGACGAAGTCCGCGCCGCAGGCTGGGGACAGCAGGTCATGACGCACAAGGGCTACCCCTTCACCGTCATGCGCCCCACCCTTTATGATCTGGTCAAGTCGGTAAAACGCCGCACGCAGATCATTTATCCCAAGGAAATCGGCTACATCGTCATGAAACTGGGCATCGGCCCCGGTTGCCGCATCGTCGAGGCCGGTTGCGGCTCCGGCGGCCTGACCACGGCCCTGGCCTGGCTGGTCGGCGACACAGGCAAGGTCTACACCTACGAACGCCGTGAGGAATTCTATACCCTTTGCCGCCAGAACCTGGAGCGCATCGGCCTTTCCCACCGCGTGGAGCAGTTCCATCACGACATCGCCGAGGGCTTCAACCCGCATGCCGCCGACGCCCTCTTTTTGGACGTGCGCGAACCCTGCGACTATATCCATCATATTCCAAGCGCGGTTGTGCCCGGCGCGCCCATAGGCTTTCTGCTGCCGACCACCAACCAGGTCCAGGACCTGCTCAAGGTGCTGCAGGACGGGCCCTTCAGGCAGATCGAAGTGGTGGAAATCTTCCTGCGCCACTACAAGCCCGTGCCCGAGCGCCTGCGGCCCGAAGACCGCATGGTCGCTCATACCGGATTTCTGGTCTTTGCCCGCACGTTTGCCCAGCTTGACAAGCCTGAAACCGAGGAACCGCAAGGGCCGTCGCAGGAAGACATGCCGCAGGAGCCTTTGACCGAAGACTGA
- a CDS encoding Rne/Rng family ribonuclease, producing the protein MGEKQKRKMFISVLPGEQVEVAIMEDGVVCEYYVEMLHQSKTKGNIYKARIHNVDQALQAAFINYGAEKNGFLQVDEVHPEYYQGDVPSRGKYPPLQKVLKPGQEVLVQVVKEPTGSKGAFLTTYLSIPGRYFVLTPGREQLGISRKIEDEKERDRLKEVVEELKLDEGLGVIVRTVSESQSKSSLSRDLQFLKRLWKEIRKKGISSESPALIYEEKDLAFRAIRDYLTPDIAECWVDDDETAKQITDFAALIFPRRKTFIKVHSETERTLYERFRIEAQLQKIFSRSVNLPSGGQLVIDHTEALTAIDINSGKIGGEKNFKEMALRTNIEAAQEIPNQLMLRDIGGQIVVDFIEMKDGKHIREVEKVLRQALKVDRARTDIGRISKFGLLEIVRQRLGTSALSGSLEPCPHCSGAGTRRNLEWRSMQALKDIYRELRKDKSFEPFTYKTDADLMQYLVNRKREKLMEFEQTFGRKIFVMPTETPNCAFC; encoded by the coding sequence ATGGGCGAGAAGCAGAAGCGCAAGATGTTCATCAGCGTGCTGCCTGGCGAACAGGTGGAAGTGGCCATCATGGAAGATGGCGTGGTGTGCGAATATTATGTTGAAATGCTCCACCAGAGCAAGACCAAGGGAAACATCTACAAGGCCAGGATCCACAACGTGGACCAGGCCCTGCAGGCCGCCTTCATCAATTACGGGGCGGAAAAGAACGGATTTTTGCAGGTCGACGAGGTTCATCCTGAATATTACCAGGGCGATGTGCCCAGCCGGGGCAAGTACCCGCCCCTGCAGAAGGTTTTAAAGCCCGGCCAGGAAGTGCTGGTGCAGGTGGTCAAGGAGCCGACCGGCTCCAAGGGTGCATTCCTGACCACGTATCTGTCCATCCCCGGCCGCTATTTCGTACTCACCCCCGGCCGCGAACAGCTCGGCATTTCCCGCAAGATCGAAGATGAAAAGGAGCGCGACCGCTTGAAAGAGGTCGTCGAGGAGCTCAAGCTCGACGAAGGCCTGGGCGTCATCGTGCGCACGGTCAGCGAGTCCCAGAGCAAGAGCAGCCTGTCGCGGGATTTGCAGTTCCTGAAGCGCCTGTGGAAAGAGATCCGCAAAAAGGGAATCTCCTCTGAATCCCCGGCCCTTATCTATGAGGAAAAGGATCTGGCCTTTCGGGCCATCCGCGACTACCTCACTCCCGACATCGCCGAATGCTGGGTTGATGATGACGAGACCGCGAAGCAGATCACTGATTTCGCCGCCCTTATTTTTCCCCGCCGCAAGACATTCATCAAGGTGCACTCCGAAACCGAGCGGACTCTGTATGAGCGTTTTCGCATCGAGGCGCAGCTGCAGAAGATTTTCAGCCGTAGCGTCAATCTGCCCAGCGGCGGCCAACTGGTCATCGACCACACCGAGGCCCTGACGGCCATCGACATCAACTCCGGCAAGATCGGCGGCGAAAAGAATTTCAAGGAGATGGCTCTGCGCACCAATATCGAGGCCGCGCAGGAAATCCCCAATCAGCTCATGCTGCGCGACATCGGCGGCCAGATCGTGGTCGATTTCATCGAGATGAAGGACGGCAAGCACATCCGCGAAGTGGAGAAGGTGCTGCGCCAGGCCCTGAAAGTCGACCGTGCGCGCACGGATATCGGCCGCATCTCCAAGTTCGGCCTGCTTGAGATTGTTCGCCAGCGTCTGGGCACGTCGGCCCTGTCCGGAAGCCTGGAGCCGTGTCCGCACTGCTCCGGCGCGGGCACCCGCCGCAATCTGGAATGGCGCTCCATGCAGGCGTTGAAAGACATTTATCGTGAACTGCGCAAGGACAAGAGCTTTGAGCCGTTCACCTACAAGACGGACGCGGATCTCATGCAGTATCTTGTCAACCGCAAGCGGGAAAAGCTCATGGAATTTGAGCAGACATTCGGTCGCAAGATCTTCGTCATGCCTACGGAAACGCCCAACTGCGCATTTTGCTAG
- a CDS encoding epoxyqueuosine reductase QueH, translating to MKILVHICCGPCAITPVRALLEAGMGVTGLYYNPNIHPLQEYLRRREGVAQMAERLGIPVIFKDDEYDPKAYFRAVTYREPNRCLPCYSLRLERALSIARRGGFDAFTSTLLYSKFQKHEQIRTLGHDLAEGSGVEFHYQDFRSGWSEGIALSKEWGMYRQQYCGCLYSEFERYSSELDRRA from the coding sequence ATGAAGATTTTGGTTCACATCTGCTGTGGGCCGTGCGCCATCACACCCGTCCGGGCCTTGCTTGAGGCCGGGATGGGTGTGACGGGTTTATATTACAATCCCAATATTCATCCCCTGCAGGAATACCTGCGCCGCCGGGAAGGCGTGGCCCAGATGGCCGAGCGTCTCGGCATCCCGGTCATCTTCAAGGATGACGAGTACGACCCCAAGGCCTATTTCAGGGCAGTGACCTACCGCGAGCCGAACCGCTGTCTGCCCTGCTATTCCCTGCGGCTGGAGCGGGCCCTGTCCATCGCCCGGCGCGGCGGCTTCGACGCCTTCACCTCCACGCTCCTTTACAGCAAGTTCCAAAAGCACGAACAGATCAGGACCTTGGGTCACGATCTGGCCGAGGGGTCGGGAGTGGAGTTCCATTACCAGGATTTTCGTTCCGGGTGGTCCGAGGGCATTGCCCTGTCAAAGGAATGGGGGATGTACCGGCAGCAGTACTGCGGTTGCCTTTACAGCGAGTTCGAGCGCTACTCCTCGGAGCTGGACAGGCGCGCCTAG